The Oncorhynchus nerka isolate Pitt River linkage group LG9a, Oner_Uvic_2.0, whole genome shotgun sequence genome has a segment encoding these proteins:
- the LOC115134295 gene encoding core-binding factor subunit beta-like isoform X1, whose product MPRVVPDQRSKFENEEFFRKLSRECEIKYTGFRDRPHEERQARFQNASRDGRSEIAFVATGTNLSLQFFPANLHGEQRQTPTRDYVDFDRETGKVYLKAPMILNGVCVTWKGCIDLQRLDGMGCLEFDEERAQHEDALALASFEESRRRTRDFEDRDRSHREDLEPRRQQDPSPGTNMGNNADDHKIR is encoded by the exons ATGCCTCGGGTGGTCCCGGATCAAAGGAGCAAGTTTGAAAACGAAGAATTCTTCAGAAAACTCAGTCGGGAGTGCGAG ATCAAATACACAGGTTTCCGAGACAGACCGCACGAGGAGAGGCAAGCCAGGTTTCAGAACGCTTCTAGAGACGGTCGCTCAGAAATA GCTTTTGTGGCGACGGGCACCAACCTCTCGCTGCAGTTCTTCCCAGCCAACTTGCACGGGGAGCAGAGGCAGACGCCCACACGAGATTATGTGGACTTTGACCGGGAGACGGGAAAG GTGTACCTGAAGGCCCCTATGATCctgaatggagtgtgtgtgaccTGGAAGGGCTGCATAGACCTCCAGCGCTTGGATGGGATGGGCTGTCTGGAGTTCGATGAGGAGAGAGCACAG CATGAGGATGCCCTGGCGCTAGCATCTTTTGAGGAGTCGCGTAGGAGGACCCGGGACTTTGAGGACAGAGACCGCTCGCACCGAGAGGACCTGGAG CCCAGGCGACAGCAAGACCCCAGCCCTGGCACCAACATGGGCAACAACGCTGATGATCACAAGATTCGCTAG
- the LOC115134295 gene encoding core-binding factor subunit beta-like isoform X2, with the protein MPRVVPDQRSKFENEEFFRKLSRECEIKYTGFRDRPHEERQARFQNASRDGRSEIAFVATGTNLSLQFFPANLHGEQRQTPTRDYVDFDRETGKVYLKAPMILNGVCVTWKGCIDLQRLDGMGCLEFDEERAQHEDALALASFEESRRRTRDFEDRDRSHREDLEWDVCRSGHPTRV; encoded by the exons ATGCCTCGGGTGGTCCCGGATCAAAGGAGCAAGTTTGAAAACGAAGAATTCTTCAGAAAACTCAGTCGGGAGTGCGAG ATCAAATACACAGGTTTCCGAGACAGACCGCACGAGGAGAGGCAAGCCAGGTTTCAGAACGCTTCTAGAGACGGTCGCTCAGAAATA GCTTTTGTGGCGACGGGCACCAACCTCTCGCTGCAGTTCTTCCCAGCCAACTTGCACGGGGAGCAGAGGCAGACGCCCACACGAGATTATGTGGACTTTGACCGGGAGACGGGAAAG GTGTACCTGAAGGCCCCTATGATCctgaatggagtgtgtgtgaccTGGAAGGGCTGCATAGACCTCCAGCGCTTGGATGGGATGGGCTGTCTGGAGTTCGATGAGGAGAGAGCACAG CATGAGGATGCCCTGGCGCTAGCATCTTTTGAGGAGTCGCGTAGGAGGACCCGGGACTTTGAGGACAGAGACCGCTCGCACCGAGAGGACCTGGAG TGGGACGTGTGCAGGTCAGGACATCCTACCAGGGTATAA
- the LOC115134295 gene encoding core-binding factor subunit beta-like isoform X3 yields MPRVVPDQRSKFENEEFFRKLSRECEIKYTGFRDRPHEERQARFQNASRDGRSEIAFVATGTNLSLQFFPANLHGEQRQTPTRDYVDFDRETGKVYLKAPMILNGVCVTWKGCIDLQRLDGMGCLEFDEERAQHEDALALASFEESRRRTRDFEDRDRSHREDLEDPVASKIWD; encoded by the exons ATGCCTCGGGTGGTCCCGGATCAAAGGAGCAAGTTTGAAAACGAAGAATTCTTCAGAAAACTCAGTCGGGAGTGCGAG ATCAAATACACAGGTTTCCGAGACAGACCGCACGAGGAGAGGCAAGCCAGGTTTCAGAACGCTTCTAGAGACGGTCGCTCAGAAATA GCTTTTGTGGCGACGGGCACCAACCTCTCGCTGCAGTTCTTCCCAGCCAACTTGCACGGGGAGCAGAGGCAGACGCCCACACGAGATTATGTGGACTTTGACCGGGAGACGGGAAAG GTGTACCTGAAGGCCCCTATGATCctgaatggagtgtgtgtgaccTGGAAGGGCTGCATAGACCTCCAGCGCTTGGATGGGATGGGCTGTCTGGAGTTCGATGAGGAGAGAGCACAG CATGAGGATGCCCTGGCGCTAGCATCTTTTGAGGAGTCGCGTAGGAGGACCCGGGACTTTGAGGACAGAGACCGCTCGCACCGAGAGGACCTGGAG GACCCTGTGGCATCAAAAATCTGGGACTGA